Proteins encoded by one window of Mercenaria mercenaria strain notata chromosome 4, MADL_Memer_1, whole genome shotgun sequence:
- the LOC123551198 gene encoding C-factor-like isoform X1, giving the protein MEDDRYLPTMLSPKSVLITGSNRGIGLEFVRQFLKFADPPKYIFASCRLPEKASELTEIAKTSPCVHVIKLDVADHSSIKNAKAVVASVVEDNGINLLINNAGTYRADADIYNVSWEEMRRNFDVNAIGPLMISQTFLPLLKQAAGRKKDEVMSCNKAAIINISSDFGSITENFGRLYPYRASKAAQNMITSCLSIDLKADGILCTAVHPGWVKTDMGGPNAKISTEESVSGVFAILRKLQGEEESGKYYDSTSGKVFGW; this is encoded by the exons ATGGAAGACGATCGTTATTTACCAACAATGTTGTCGCCAAAGTCAGTTTTAATCACTGGTTCTAATAGAGGAATTGGTTTGGAATTTGTCAGGCAGTTTTTAAAATTTGCGGATCCACCAAAATACATTTTTGCAAGTTGCAGATTACCAGAAAAAGCGTCG GAGTTGACTGAAATTGCGAAAACTAGTCCCTGTGTACATGTTATCAAGCTAG ATGTAGCAGATCATAGTTCTATAAAGAATGCCAAGGCAGTTGTAGCATCTGTTGTAGAAGATAACGGAATAAACCTTCTAATAAATAATGCAGGAACCTACAGAGCTGATGCTGATATTTATAATGTTTCGTGGGAGGAGAtgagaagaaattttgatgtgaaTGCAATTGGTCCATTAATGATTAGTCAG acatttttACCATTGTTAAAACAGGCTGCGGGCCGGAAAAAAGATGAAGTTATGTCTTGCAATAAGGCGGCAATTATTAATATATCATCAGATTTTGGTTCAATAACAGAGAACTTTGGTCGATTGTATCCATATAGGGCATCGAAG GCTGCTCAAAACATGATTACATCATGTCTGAGCATAGATCTAAAAGCTGATGGCATCCTTTGCACCGCTGTTCATCCCGGGTGGGTGAAGACGGATATGGGAGGACCGAATGCCAAGATAAGCACGGAGGAAAGTGTCTCTGGAGTATTCGCCATCTTGAGAAAACTGCAAGGAGAAGAAGAATCTGGAAAATATTATGATTCAACATCAGGAAAAGTATTTGGGTGGTAG
- the LOC123551198 gene encoding C-factor-like isoform X2 — translation MEDDRYLPTMLSPKSVLITGSNRGIGLEFVRQFLKFADPPKYIFASCRLPEKASELTEIAKTSPCVHVIKLDVADHSSIKNAKAVVASVVEDNGINLLINNAGTYRADADIYNVSWEEMRRNFDVNAIGPLMISQAAGRKKDEVMSCNKAAIINISSDFGSITENFGRLYPYRASKAAQNMITSCLSIDLKADGILCTAVHPGWVKTDMGGPNAKISTEESVSGVFAILRKLQGEEESGKYYDSTSGKVFGW, via the exons ATGGAAGACGATCGTTATTTACCAACAATGTTGTCGCCAAAGTCAGTTTTAATCACTGGTTCTAATAGAGGAATTGGTTTGGAATTTGTCAGGCAGTTTTTAAAATTTGCGGATCCACCAAAATACATTTTTGCAAGTTGCAGATTACCAGAAAAAGCGTCG GAGTTGACTGAAATTGCGAAAACTAGTCCCTGTGTACATGTTATCAAGCTAG ATGTAGCAGATCATAGTTCTATAAAGAATGCCAAGGCAGTTGTAGCATCTGTTGTAGAAGATAACGGAATAAACCTTCTAATAAATAATGCAGGAACCTACAGAGCTGATGCTGATATTTATAATGTTTCGTGGGAGGAGAtgagaagaaattttgatgtgaaTGCAATTGGTCCATTAATGATTAGTCAG GCTGCGGGCCGGAAAAAAGATGAAGTTATGTCTTGCAATAAGGCGGCAATTATTAATATATCATCAGATTTTGGTTCAATAACAGAGAACTTTGGTCGATTGTATCCATATAGGGCATCGAAG GCTGCTCAAAACATGATTACATCATGTCTGAGCATAGATCTAAAAGCTGATGGCATCCTTTGCACCGCTGTTCATCCCGGGTGGGTGAAGACGGATATGGGAGGACCGAATGCCAAGATAAGCACGGAGGAAAGTGTCTCTGGAGTATTCGCCATCTTGAGAAAACTGCAAGGAGAAGAAGAATCTGGAAAATATTATGATTCAACATCAGGAAAAGTATTTGGGTGGTAG